From a single Couchioplanes caeruleus genomic region:
- a CDS encoding peptide MFS transporter has translation MTTQQERTPERTFFGQPPVLANLFGVELWERFSFYGMQGILLIYLYYTADQGGLGLSEATATSIVGAYGGAVYLSTILGAWTADRLLGPERVLFLSAILVMAGHISLAVLPGLTGVTAGLILIAVGSGGVKANATSLVGTLYDEHDERRDAGFSLFYLGINLGALLGPLLTGLLQKSWGFHWGFGLAAVGMAVGLIQYALGRKRLTGPARVVPNPLPAQRRLPVALALAAAVVLVVVLAVTGVLRAAYLSNVVIVLSALAAVAYFVVILTSGRITAVERRRVYAFIPLFVASAVFWSLYQQQFTVVTIYSDQRLDRNLFGWEMPVSWVQSINPVFIIVLSGVFAALWTRLGPRQPSTPIKFAAGTVIMGVAFLLFLPLAGGGPNSAPLLALAGILLVFTVAELLLSPVGLSLSTKLAPEAFHTQMVALFFLSVALGTAASGTLAHYYDESHETAYFGILGLIAIVIGVALALAAKPITHLMSGVR, from the coding sequence ATGACGACCCAGCAGGAGCGAACCCCGGAACGGACCTTCTTCGGTCAGCCGCCGGTGCTGGCCAACCTCTTCGGCGTCGAGCTGTGGGAACGGTTCTCGTTCTACGGCATGCAGGGCATCCTGCTCATCTACCTGTACTACACCGCGGACCAGGGCGGCCTCGGCCTGTCGGAGGCGACCGCGACCAGCATCGTCGGCGCGTACGGCGGAGCGGTCTACCTCTCCACGATCCTGGGCGCGTGGACGGCCGACCGGCTGCTCGGGCCGGAACGGGTGCTGTTCCTGAGCGCGATCCTCGTCATGGCCGGGCACATCAGCCTCGCCGTCCTGCCCGGCCTGACCGGCGTCACGGCCGGCCTGATCCTCATCGCGGTGGGCAGCGGCGGCGTCAAGGCCAACGCGACGTCGCTGGTCGGCACCCTCTACGACGAGCACGACGAGCGGCGCGACGCCGGCTTCTCGCTGTTCTACCTCGGCATCAACCTGGGCGCGCTGCTCGGCCCGCTGCTGACCGGCCTGCTGCAGAAGTCGTGGGGCTTCCACTGGGGCTTCGGCCTGGCCGCGGTGGGGATGGCCGTCGGGCTCATCCAGTACGCGCTGGGCCGCAAGCGCCTCACCGGCCCCGCCCGGGTCGTGCCGAACCCGCTGCCGGCACAGCGCCGCCTGCCCGTCGCCCTGGCCCTGGCCGCCGCGGTGGTGCTCGTCGTGGTGCTCGCCGTGACGGGCGTGCTGCGGGCCGCGTACCTGTCGAACGTGGTGATCGTGCTCAGCGCGCTCGCCGCCGTGGCCTACTTCGTGGTGATCCTGACCAGCGGCCGGATCACGGCCGTCGAGCGTCGCCGGGTGTACGCGTTCATCCCGCTGTTCGTCGCCAGCGCGGTCTTCTGGTCGCTGTACCAGCAGCAGTTCACGGTCGTGACGATCTACTCCGACCAGCGCCTCGACCGGAACCTGTTCGGCTGGGAGATGCCGGTCTCCTGGGTGCAGTCGATCAACCCGGTGTTCATCATCGTGCTCTCCGGCGTGTTCGCGGCCCTCTGGACCCGCCTCGGCCCCCGCCAGCCCAGCACCCCGATCAAGTTCGCCGCCGGTACGGTGATCATGGGTGTGGCCTTCCTGCTGTTCCTGCCGCTGGCCGGGGGCGGTCCCAACAGCGCGCCGCTGCTCGCCCTCGCCGGCATCCTGCTGGTCTTCACGGTCGCGGAGCTGCTGCTGTCCCCCGTCGGGCTCTCGCTGTCGACGAAACTGGCCCCGGAGGCCTTCCACACCCAGATGGTGGCGCTGTTCTTCCTGTCGGTGGCGCTCGGCACCGCCGCGTCGGGCACGCTGGCGCACTACTACGACGAATCGCACGAGACGGCGTACTTCGGCATCCTCGGTCTGATCGCCATCGTGATCGGGGTGGCGCTCGCGCTGGCCGCCAAGCCCATCACCCACCTGATGAGCGGCGTCCGCTGA
- the lysS gene encoding lysine--tRNA ligase: MAEVAGAVDWVSRFADEVIAEAQRRSPGKPVVCASGLSPSGPIHLGNLREVMTPHLVADEIRRRGHEVVHLISWDDYDRFRKVPAGVDASWAEHIGKPLTAVPAPPGSRFPNWAEHFKAAMIDSLAELGVDYRGISQTEMYTSGAYREQILLAMRERHRIDAILDRYRTKGRTAAPKAAKLDADEAAAAAQAAEGSGAADEDDGGAGSGYYPYKPYCGSCGKDTTTVTAYDDETTAMTYVCADGFTETVLLSEFDRGKLVWKVDWPMRWAYEGVHFEPSGVDHSSPGSSFVVGGQIVTEIFGGEQPIGPMYAFVGITGMAKMSSSRGAVPTPADAMAIMEAPLLRWMYARRRPNQSFKVAFDAEIQRLYDEWDALEGKIAAGTAAPADVSAHDRAVRTAGVTLPRTPVPIAYRTLASIVDITTGHDEQTLRILRDIDPQRPVTDLAQVRPRLDKAQTWVNTQLPAEARTQVLAEPDKELLASLDDDQRESLRLLAAGLDDHWSLEGLTTLVYGVPKVMAGLPPDTKPTNELKVAQRSFFVLVYRLLIGKETGPRLPTLLLAVGADRIRTLIGG, encoded by the coding sequence GTGGCTGAAGTTGCAGGAGCCGTCGACTGGGTGAGCCGGTTCGCCGACGAGGTGATCGCCGAGGCGCAGCGCCGTTCGCCGGGCAAGCCGGTGGTGTGCGCGTCCGGGTTGAGCCCGTCCGGGCCGATCCACCTGGGCAACCTGCGTGAGGTGATGACGCCGCACCTGGTCGCCGACGAGATCCGCCGGCGCGGCCACGAGGTCGTGCACCTGATCTCGTGGGACGACTACGACCGGTTCCGCAAGGTGCCGGCCGGCGTCGACGCGTCGTGGGCCGAGCACATCGGCAAGCCGCTGACCGCCGTGCCCGCGCCGCCCGGCAGCCGCTTCCCCAACTGGGCCGAGCACTTCAAGGCCGCGATGATCGACTCGCTGGCCGAGCTGGGCGTCGACTACCGCGGCATCTCCCAGACCGAGATGTACACCTCGGGGGCGTACCGGGAGCAGATCCTGCTGGCCATGCGCGAGCGGCACCGGATCGACGCGATCCTGGACCGCTACCGCACCAAGGGCCGGACCGCCGCGCCGAAGGCGGCGAAGCTGGACGCGGACGAGGCCGCCGCTGCCGCCCAGGCGGCCGAGGGCTCCGGCGCCGCCGACGAGGACGACGGCGGCGCGGGCAGCGGCTACTACCCGTACAAGCCGTACTGCGGGTCGTGCGGCAAGGACACCACGACGGTCACCGCGTACGACGACGAGACCACCGCGATGACGTACGTGTGCGCCGACGGGTTCACCGAGACCGTGCTGCTCAGCGAGTTCGACCGGGGCAAGCTGGTGTGGAAGGTCGACTGGCCGATGCGGTGGGCGTACGAGGGCGTGCACTTCGAGCCCTCCGGCGTCGACCACTCGTCGCCGGGGTCGTCGTTCGTCGTCGGCGGCCAGATCGTCACCGAGATCTTCGGCGGTGAGCAGCCGATCGGCCCGATGTACGCGTTCGTCGGCATCACCGGCATGGCGAAGATGTCCAGCTCCCGCGGCGCGGTGCCGACCCCGGCCGACGCGATGGCCATCATGGAGGCGCCGCTGCTGCGCTGGATGTACGCCCGCCGCCGCCCCAACCAGTCGTTCAAGGTCGCGTTCGACGCCGAGATCCAGCGCCTGTACGACGAGTGGGACGCGCTCGAGGGCAAGATCGCCGCGGGCACCGCCGCCCCCGCCGACGTGTCCGCCCACGACCGCGCCGTCCGCACCGCCGGGGTCACGCTGCCCCGCACGCCGGTGCCGATCGCGTACCGGACGCTCGCCTCGATCGTCGACATCACCACCGGCCACGACGAGCAGACCCTGCGGATCCTGCGCGACATCGACCCGCAGCGCCCGGTCACCGACCTGGCCCAGGTGCGCCCGCGGCTGGACAAGGCGCAGACCTGGGTGAACACCCAGCTGCCGGCGGAGGCCCGCACCCAGGTCCTGGCCGAGCCGGACAAGGAGCTGCTCGCCTCGCTCGACGACGACCAGCGCGAGTCCCTGCGGCTGCTCGCGGCGGGTCTGGACGACCACTGGTCGCTCGAGGGGCTGACCACGCTCGTGTACGGCGTACCGAAGGTCATGGCGGGCCTGCCCCCGGACACCAAGCCGACGAATGAGCTGAAGGTCGCGCAGCGGTCGTTCTTCGTACTGGTCTACCGCCTGCTGATCGGCAAGGAGACCGGCCCGCGGCTGCCCACGCTGCTGCTCGCGGTGGGCGCCGACCGCATCCGCACGCTCATCGGCGGCTGA
- a CDS encoding sugar ABC transporter permease, with product MRWFSTVGWRHGVAVVALLFSLFPIVFVVSAALNPLGTLSSTTVVPRGASFGNFSRLLTDTPFPHWFLNSVFIAGVSAAASVFLSALAAYAFSRLRFRGRRPGLLALLLIQMFPQFLAIVAIFLMFSTITELWPPIGFNRSWGLILLYLGGALGVNTWLMKGFFDTVPRELDESATMDGASHAQTFFRILLPLVAPILAVSGMLAFIGTINEFLIANVFLTDTGAKTLPVGMYGLVAGERNSNFGMFCAGTLLTAVPTVLVFQVLQRAIVTGLTAGAVKG from the coding sequence ATGAGGTGGTTCTCCACCGTCGGATGGCGGCACGGGGTGGCGGTCGTCGCGCTGCTGTTCTCGCTGTTCCCGATCGTCTTCGTGGTGTCCGCCGCGCTGAACCCGCTGGGCACGCTCTCGTCGACCACCGTCGTGCCGCGCGGCGCCTCGTTCGGGAACTTCTCCCGGCTGCTCACGGACACCCCGTTCCCGCACTGGTTCCTCAACTCGGTGTTCATCGCCGGGGTATCGGCCGCCGCGTCGGTGTTCCTGTCGGCACTGGCCGCGTACGCCTTCAGCCGACTGCGGTTCCGCGGCCGGCGACCGGGCCTGCTGGCGTTGCTGCTGATCCAGATGTTCCCGCAGTTCCTCGCGATCGTGGCGATCTTCCTGATGTTCTCGACGATCACCGAGCTGTGGCCGCCGATCGGCTTCAACCGGTCCTGGGGACTCATCCTGCTCTACCTGGGCGGGGCGCTCGGCGTGAACACGTGGCTGATGAAGGGCTTCTTCGACACCGTGCCCCGCGAGCTCGACGAGTCCGCCACGATGGACGGCGCGTCGCACGCCCAGACGTTCTTCCGGATCCTGCTGCCACTGGTCGCCCCGATCCTCGCGGTGTCCGGCATGCTGGCGTTCATCGGGACGATCAACGAGTTCCTCATCGCCAACGTGTTCCTCACCGACACCGGGGCCAAGACCCTCCCGGTCGGCATGTACGGCCTGGTCGCCGGCGAACGCAACAGCAACTTCGGCATGTTCTGCGCGGGCACCCTGCTGACCGCGGTACCGACCGTGCTGGTCTTCCAGGTGCTGCAGCGCGCCATCGTGACCGGGCTGACCGCCGGCGCCGTGAAGGGCTGA
- a CDS encoding ABC transporter permease subunit — MTAVLERETAPAVAPRGPRRGGARGRLLTVLLLGPVAAIALWAAFPLLEQGHWIALGVLAAATAGLFYLYLSPRHVPAKYLVPGTLFLLVFQLFPVLYTASTAFTNFSDGHRGDKRDAVVAIQTASVTRVPGSAEYVLTVATTGDPATGPLSFLVTDPATGRVSAGTAGGLRTLPPGEATVNAAGRVTAAAGYTVLTGGQAAARGREITGLVVPTAGGAIRSQGLTRAYEGRAGRAYDEGCDCIREAATGRTWTADDSRGAFIAADGDRLAQGWRVGVGLANFTRLITDPAVSGPFARTLIWNLIFALASTGGTFVLGLGCALALHSSRMRGRGLYRTLLVLPYAMPSFAMLLVWRDMFNTDFGLINNLFGLDVDWFGGAASARIAVILVQLWLGYPYMFLVATGALQAIPAELSEASKLDGATPWQSLRRVTLPLLLVALTPLLISSFAFNFNNFNAIYLTTDGAPFAADNPANGATDLLITYTYRLAFGGSGAQYGFAAAVSVFIFVIVAVISVVSFRRTRRQEEVYS; from the coding sequence ATGACAGCCGTCCTCGAGCGGGAAACCGCCCCGGCCGTGGCCCCGCGCGGGCCGCGCCGGGGCGGCGCCCGCGGCCGCCTACTGACCGTCCTGCTGCTCGGGCCGGTCGCCGCGATCGCCCTCTGGGCCGCGTTCCCGCTGCTGGAACAGGGCCACTGGATCGCCCTCGGCGTCCTGGCCGCCGCCACCGCGGGACTCTTCTACCTGTACCTGAGCCCCCGCCACGTGCCGGCGAAGTACCTCGTGCCCGGCACGCTGTTCCTCCTCGTCTTCCAGCTCTTCCCGGTGCTGTACACCGCGTCCACCGCCTTCACGAACTTCAGCGACGGCCACCGCGGCGACAAGCGGGACGCCGTCGTGGCGATCCAGACCGCCTCGGTCACCCGGGTGCCCGGCTCGGCGGAGTACGTCCTCACCGTGGCCACCACCGGCGACCCGGCGACCGGGCCGCTCAGCTTCCTGGTCACCGACCCGGCGACCGGGCGGGTGTCCGCGGGAACCGCCGGCGGCCTGCGGACCCTGCCGCCCGGCGAGGCCACGGTGAACGCGGCAGGCCGGGTCACCGCCGCCGCGGGCTACACCGTGCTGACCGGCGGGCAGGCCGCGGCCCGCGGCCGGGAGATCACCGGCCTGGTGGTGCCCACCGCCGGCGGCGCGATCCGCTCGCAGGGCCTGACCCGGGCGTACGAGGGCCGGGCCGGGCGCGCGTACGACGAGGGCTGCGACTGCATCCGCGAGGCGGCCACCGGCCGGACGTGGACCGCCGACGACAGCCGGGGCGCGTTCATCGCCGCCGACGGTGACCGGCTGGCGCAGGGCTGGCGGGTCGGCGTCGGCCTCGCCAACTTCACCCGGCTGATCACCGATCCCGCGGTCTCCGGGCCGTTCGCGCGTACGCTCATCTGGAACCTGATCTTCGCGCTGGCGTCGACCGGCGGGACGTTCGTGCTCGGGCTCGGCTGCGCCCTCGCCCTGCACTCGTCCCGGATGCGGGGGCGCGGGCTCTACCGGACGCTGCTGGTGCTGCCGTACGCGATGCCGTCGTTCGCCATGCTGCTGGTCTGGCGCGACATGTTCAACACCGACTTCGGCCTGATCAACAACCTGTTCGGGCTCGACGTGGACTGGTTCGGCGGCGCCGCGTCCGCCCGGATCGCGGTGATTCTCGTGCAGTTGTGGCTGGGGTATCCGTACATGTTCCTGGTCGCCACGGGCGCGCTGCAGGCCATCCCGGCGGAGCTCAGTGAGGCGTCCAAGCTCGACGGCGCGACCCCGTGGCAGTCGCTGCGCCGGGTCACGCTGCCGCTGCTGCTGGTCGCGCTGACCCCGCTGCTGATCTCCTCGTTCGCCTTCAACTTCAACAACTTCAACGCGATCTACCTGACCACCGACGGCGCGCCGTTCGCCGCCGACAACCCGGCCAACGGCGCCACCGACCTGCTGATCACGTACACGTACCGGCTGGCCTTCGGCGGCTCGGGCGCCCAGTACGGCTTCGCCGCCGCGGTCTCGGTGTTCATCTTCGTCATCGTCGCGGTCATCTCGGTGGTCAGCTTCCGCCGTACCCGCCGCCAGGAAGAGGTCTACTCATGA
- a CDS encoding sugar ABC transporter substrate-binding protein produces the protein MRTKAITAIALIALAAGCSSSGGGGDKPGPGSSPPAAGGKLVIWGDDKRAAALKPFADRFGQENGITVEVQAISKDQQTTFVTASQQGSGPDVMVGAHDWIGNLVQNGAVDPVQLTAAQQEGIAPNALKAVTFNGQVYGVPYATENLALIRNTRLAPEAPATVEDLVATGKKLQSQKKASEILCLQVGQNGDAYHLYPFFTSAGGYLFGRTANGDYDPKDLGVGKPASIAAFEKIRKLGEKGDGALKRSITVENSIATFTAGKCAFLVSGPWAVTDVKKAKIAYDVSPVPGFAGGKPAQPFLGVQTFYVAAKGKNKALAQEFVTNYVTTPELAVALYRAEPRPPALTAAFDQVKGTDPDLAKFVDAGKNAVPLPAVPEMATIWDPFGKAESAVIGGADPRTALSAAAKTISGQITS, from the coding sequence ATGCGCACTAAAGCCATAACCGCGATCGCCCTGATCGCCCTCGCCGCCGGCTGCAGCAGCAGCGGCGGCGGCGGCGACAAGCCCGGGCCCGGCAGCTCCCCACCGGCGGCGGGCGGCAAGCTCGTCATCTGGGGCGACGACAAGCGCGCCGCCGCGCTCAAGCCCTTCGCCGACCGGTTCGGCCAGGAGAACGGCATCACCGTCGAGGTCCAGGCGATCTCCAAGGACCAGCAGACCACCTTCGTCACCGCCTCCCAGCAGGGCAGCGGCCCGGACGTGATGGTCGGCGCCCACGACTGGATCGGCAACCTCGTGCAGAACGGCGCGGTGGACCCGGTCCAGCTCACCGCCGCCCAGCAGGAGGGCATCGCGCCGAACGCGCTCAAGGCCGTCACCTTCAACGGCCAGGTGTACGGCGTCCCGTACGCCACCGAGAACCTCGCGCTGATCCGCAACACCAGGCTCGCCCCCGAGGCCCCGGCCACCGTGGAGGACCTCGTCGCCACCGGCAAGAAGCTGCAGTCGCAGAAGAAGGCGAGCGAGATCCTCTGCCTGCAGGTCGGGCAGAACGGCGATGCGTACCACCTGTACCCGTTCTTCACCTCGGCCGGCGGCTACCTCTTCGGCCGGACCGCGAACGGCGACTACGACCCCAAGGACCTCGGCGTCGGCAAGCCCGCCTCGATCGCGGCCTTCGAGAAGATCCGCAAGCTCGGCGAGAAGGGCGACGGCGCGCTGAAGCGCTCCATCACCGTCGAGAACTCGATCGCGACGTTCACCGCCGGCAAGTGCGCGTTCCTCGTCTCCGGGCCGTGGGCGGTCACCGACGTCAAGAAGGCCAAGATCGCGTACGACGTCAGCCCCGTACCCGGCTTCGCGGGCGGCAAGCCGGCCCAGCCGTTCCTCGGCGTGCAGACCTTCTACGTGGCGGCCAAGGGCAAGAACAAGGCGCTCGCGCAGGAGTTCGTCACCAACTACGTGACCACCCCGGAGCTGGCCGTCGCGCTGTACCGGGCCGAGCCCCGGCCACCCGCGCTCACCGCCGCGTTCGACCAGGTCAAGGGCACCGACCCGGACCTCGCCAAGTTCGTCGACGCCGGGAAGAACGCCGTACCGCTGCCGGCCGTGCCGGAGATGGCGACCATCTGGGACCCGTTCGGCAAGGCCGAGTCCGCCGTCATCGGCGGCGCCGACCCCAGGACCGCCCTGTCCGCCGCCGCGAAGACCATCTCCGGACAGATCACGTCATGA
- a CDS encoding LacI family DNA-binding transcriptional regulator, whose translation MRARLSDIARQAEVSEATVSRVLNDRPGVSADTRQAVLTALDVLGYERPERLRKRSAGLVGLIVPELENPIFPAFAQTIESALSQSGFTPVLCTQTPGGVTEDEYVEMLLDRQVSGIVFVSGLHADTTADHDRYRRLVDRPLPIVLINGYAEGLDAPFISCDDRLAGELAVNHLVALGHRRIGFISGPDRFLNVQRKLDGYRTAMRRELGVRDRDLDELVALTLFGVEGGEVAAGQLLARGVTGVVCGSDLMALGAIRAARRRGLSVPRDVSVVGFDDSPLIAFTDPPLTTLRQPVSAMGNAAIRQLVDEINGHGAPRSEYVFPPELVVRGSTAINRSDRGPESVGPESMKFSAA comes from the coding sequence ATGCGCGCACGACTCTCCGACATCGCGCGCCAGGCCGAGGTCAGCGAGGCGACGGTGTCGCGGGTGCTCAACGACCGGCCCGGCGTGTCCGCCGACACCCGCCAGGCGGTGCTGACGGCCCTCGACGTCCTCGGCTACGAACGCCCGGAAAGGCTGCGCAAACGCAGTGCGGGCCTGGTCGGCCTGATCGTGCCGGAGCTGGAGAACCCGATCTTCCCGGCGTTCGCGCAGACCATCGAGTCCGCGCTGTCGCAGTCCGGCTTCACGCCCGTGCTGTGCACCCAGACGCCGGGCGGCGTGACCGAGGACGAGTACGTGGAGATGCTGCTCGACCGCCAGGTCTCCGGCATCGTGTTCGTCTCCGGCCTGCACGCCGACACCACCGCCGACCACGACCGCTACCGCCGCCTGGTGGACCGGCCGCTGCCGATCGTGCTGATCAACGGCTACGCCGAGGGGCTGGACGCCCCGTTCATCTCCTGCGACGACCGGCTGGCCGGCGAGCTCGCGGTCAACCACCTGGTCGCGCTGGGGCACCGGCGCATCGGCTTCATCTCCGGCCCGGACCGCTTCCTCAACGTGCAGCGCAAGCTCGACGGATACCGTACGGCGATGCGCCGCGAGCTGGGCGTGCGCGACCGCGACCTGGACGAGCTCGTCGCGCTGACGCTGTTCGGGGTCGAGGGCGGCGAGGTGGCCGCGGGTCAGCTGCTGGCCCGCGGCGTCACCGGCGTCGTGTGCGGCTCGGACCTGATGGCGCTCGGCGCGATCCGGGCGGCCCGGCGCCGTGGCCTGAGCGTCCCGCGGGACGTGTCGGTGGTCGGGTTCGACGACTCGCCGCTGATCGCGTTCACGGACCCGCCGCTGACCACCCTGCGCCAGCCCGTGTCGGCCATGGGCAACGCGGCCATCCGCCAGCTCGTGGACGAGATCAACGGCCACGGCGCGCCGCGCTCGGAGTACGTGTTCCCGCCCGAGCTGGTGGTGCGCGGCTCGACGGCGATCAACCGCTCGGACCGCGGGCCGGAGAGCGTCGGGCCGGAAAGTATGAAGTTTTCCGCGGCTTGA
- a CDS encoding carbohydrate-binding module family 20 domain-containing protein: MRVRQVVATAATAVLAAGLVAVGAVHTRDQAEASTASPGAKDVIVHLFEWPWASVASECTGVLGPKGFGGVQVSPPQEHVVLPGKGYPWWQDYQPVSYQLTTRRGDRTAFASMVKTCHAAGVKIYVDAVVNHMAGGASTGTGSGGSTYSQYAYPAVPYGSGDFHHCGRNGNDDIVNWGDRWEVQNCELVDLSDLKTESSYVRGKLTAYLNDLVSLGVDGFRVDAAKHLPAADLAAIVDPVTGDPYVFSEVIEGGSGEPAPEEYAGIGDVTEFRYGDVVGSAFKDGTLSNLNTLAGQMRLGSGDAVAFVDNHDTQRNGRAKLTYKDGASYALAEAFMIAFPYGVPQVMSSFTFSNNDAGPPASSNGTTTAVSCGNGWQCEHRARTTANMVALRNTAAGAAVTNWWSNGSTQIAFGRGSAAYVAFNRSGSALTRTFQTSLPAGTYCDVMAGDAANGSCTGPAYTVTSSGQVTATVAANSVLALHINAKGSGGTTTPPTGCSTASVAFEANATTTWGQNVFVTGNTAALGNWDPANAVALSSAAYPVWKATVSLPGGTAVQYKYIKKEGSTVVWESDPNRTRTTPSASPCSATWSDTWR; encoded by the coding sequence ATGCGTGTCCGTCAGGTCGTCGCCACCGCAGCGACCGCCGTCCTCGCCGCCGGCCTGGTAGCCGTCGGCGCCGTCCACACACGCGACCAGGCCGAGGCGTCCACCGCCTCGCCCGGCGCCAAGGACGTCATCGTCCACCTCTTCGAATGGCCCTGGGCGTCGGTCGCGAGCGAGTGCACCGGCGTGCTCGGCCCCAAGGGCTTCGGCGGCGTGCAGGTGTCGCCGCCGCAGGAACACGTCGTTCTGCCGGGCAAGGGATACCCGTGGTGGCAGGACTACCAGCCGGTCAGCTACCAGCTCACCACCCGGCGCGGCGACCGCACCGCGTTCGCGAGCATGGTCAAGACCTGCCACGCCGCCGGGGTCAAGATCTACGTCGACGCGGTCGTCAACCACATGGCCGGCGGCGCCTCCACCGGCACCGGCAGCGGCGGCTCGACGTACTCGCAGTACGCGTACCCGGCGGTGCCGTACGGCAGCGGCGACTTCCACCACTGCGGGCGCAACGGCAACGACGACATCGTGAACTGGGGCGACCGCTGGGAGGTCCAGAACTGCGAGCTGGTCGACCTTTCCGACCTCAAGACCGAGTCCTCGTACGTGCGCGGCAAGCTGACCGCGTACCTGAACGACCTGGTGTCGCTGGGCGTCGACGGGTTCCGGGTGGACGCGGCCAAGCACCTGCCCGCCGCCGACCTCGCCGCGATCGTCGACCCGGTCACCGGTGACCCGTACGTGTTCTCCGAGGTCATCGAGGGCGGCTCCGGCGAACCCGCGCCCGAGGAGTACGCGGGCATCGGCGACGTCACCGAGTTCCGCTACGGCGACGTGGTGGGCAGCGCGTTCAAGGACGGCACCCTGTCGAACCTGAACACCCTCGCCGGCCAGATGCGGCTGGGCTCCGGCGACGCGGTGGCGTTCGTGGACAACCACGACACCCAGCGCAACGGCCGCGCGAAGCTGACCTACAAGGACGGCGCCTCGTACGCGCTCGCCGAGGCGTTCATGATCGCGTTCCCGTACGGCGTCCCGCAGGTCATGTCGAGCTTCACCTTCTCGAACAACGACGCCGGGCCGCCCGCCTCGAGCAACGGCACCACCACCGCGGTGAGCTGCGGCAACGGCTGGCAGTGCGAGCACCGCGCGCGGACCACGGCGAACATGGTGGCGTTGCGCAACACGGCCGCGGGCGCCGCGGTCACGAACTGGTGGAGCAACGGGTCCACCCAGATCGCCTTCGGGCGCGGCAGCGCGGCGTACGTGGCGTTCAACCGCTCCGGCTCGGCGCTGACCCGCACCTTCCAGACGTCGCTGCCGGCGGGCACGTACTGCGACGTCATGGCGGGCGACGCGGCCAACGGCTCCTGCACCGGGCCGGCGTACACGGTCACCTCCAGCGGCCAGGTCACCGCGACCGTGGCGGCGAACTCGGTTCTGGCCCTGCACATCAACGCCAAGGGCAGCGGCGGCACCACCACGCCGCCCACCGGCTGCAGCACCGCCTCGGTGGCCTTCGAGGCGAACGCCACCACGACGTGGGGCCAGAACGTCTTCGTCACCGGCAACACGGCGGCGCTGGGCAACTGGGACCCGGCGAACGCGGTGGCGCTGTCCTCGGCGGCGTACCCGGTGTGGAAGGCGACGGTGTCGCTGCCGGGCGGCACGGCGGTGCAGTACAAGTACATCAAGAAGGAGGGGTCCACGGTGGTCTGGGAGAGCGACCCGAACCGTACGCGGACCACGCCGTCGGCGTCCCCGTGCAGCGCCACGTGGAGCGACACCTGGCGGTGA
- a CDS encoding aminoglycoside phosphotransferase family protein, with protein MRMHADEVATDETLVRRLLAAQFPQWAGLPARLVPSYGTDHDVYRLGADLVVRLPRIGWAAQQAAREATWLPWLAPQVPLALPEPVGLGEPQDGYPFPWSVCRWLPGENADGTIDDLDRAAGDLAGFVRAMRRLDPALAPDDMRHDLTGPQSGDEDVRRSIAQLGDRIDGPATLRSWEETMEAAPHDGPGAWVHGDLLPGNVLVTGGRITAAIDFGGLSVRDPSRDLLAAWTIFTGTSRERYREALEADDASWLRGRGWALRQAVGALSYYWDTNPGMVRMATRELREVLIG; from the coding sequence ATGAGAATGCACGCCGACGAGGTCGCTACCGACGAGACGCTCGTACGCCGCCTGCTCGCCGCACAGTTCCCCCAGTGGGCCGGTCTGCCGGCGCGGCTCGTGCCGTCGTACGGGACCGACCACGACGTCTACCGGCTCGGCGCCGACCTGGTGGTGCGGCTGCCCCGGATCGGCTGGGCCGCGCAGCAGGCCGCCCGGGAGGCGACCTGGCTGCCGTGGCTGGCGCCGCAGGTGCCCCTGGCACTGCCCGAGCCGGTCGGGCTGGGTGAGCCGCAGGACGGCTACCCCTTCCCGTGGTCGGTGTGCAGGTGGCTGCCGGGGGAGAACGCCGACGGCACCATCGACGACCTGGACCGGGCCGCCGGGGATCTCGCGGGCTTCGTCCGGGCGATGCGCCGCCTCGACCCGGCCCTCGCGCCGGACGACATGCGTCACGACCTGACCGGCCCGCAGTCCGGCGACGAGGACGTCCGCCGCTCGATCGCGCAGCTCGGCGACCGCATCGACGGGCCGGCCACGCTGCGATCGTGGGAGGAGACCATGGAAGCCGCGCCGCACGACGGTCCCGGCGCGTGGGTCCACGGTGACCTGCTGCCGGGCAACGTGCTGGTCACCGGCGGCAGGATCACCGCGGCCATCGACTTCGGGGGGCTGAGCGTGCGCGACCCGTCCCGCGACCTGCTGGCGGCCTGGACGATCTTCACCGGGACGAGCCGCGAGCGGTACCGCGAGGCGCTCGAGGCGGACGACGCGTCGTGGCTGCGGGGCCGGGGCTGGGCCCTGCGACAGGCGGTGGGCGCGCTGTCGTACTACTGGGACACCAACCCCGGCATGGTCCGCATGGCCACCCGCGAGCTCCGCGAGGTGCTCATCGGCTGA